The genome window AATAATCAAAAAGCTCCCTGAGATATTCGCGGCGATAGGCCACGGCGCAGCCCACGGGATTAATGATGCTGCCGAACACGGTCATCTGGCCCCGGTATACGAAGCGCTGGAGGAACGTATAGAGAATGCCGCGATAGAAGTTGGTGATGGCCCGGTTGAAGCGGTGCCAGGTTCCGGGGCGCGGCGTAACGTAGTCCGTATGCGCCTCGAGGAAGCTCTTGAGGAGCGGTTCGTTAGTGGCTGCCTGCCGGTCCTTCTCCCGCATCGGCTGCACCACGCCGCAGACCGAAGCCACGCCGGGAGCCTTGTAGATTTCCTGTACCAACCGCTCGATGTAGTTCTCCGACTCAAGGAAGGTGTCGCCATCAAGGACGACCTCCACATCGGCGTCCAGATCCCGCGCCTCGCGCTTGAGGGTCGGGGTCTTGCCGATCGACTCCTCCCGCCGGATCACTTCCAGGTCCAGGCCAATATCTTCGCCGAAGGAACGGGCGACCTCGGCAGTCCTGTCGGTACTGCCGTCATCCACCAGCACCACTTTGCGAGGCTTCAGGGTCTGGTTAGCGATAGAGCTTAGAGCAAGGAGGACATTCTGCTCCTCATTGAGCGCCGGAATAACCACGTCCACGGTGGCCTCACGCCAGTCTTCCGAGCTTTCGGGCGGGGTTTTGTCCGGCCCACGCAGAAACCCAATGAAAGCAACCAGCGTGCTGGGACCGATGACGAACCAGGGCGCGGTTGCCATACTACTTCTCCCCTTCGTTGATCTGTTCACGGGCCCGGTTGATCAGGTCCATGAGGGTTTTCTCCAGGTTCCAGGCGTGCTCGAAGCCCGTGAACCGGTGGAGTTTGTCAAGTGAGGGCCGGCGATGGCGAATATCTTCAAACTCGGCCCCATAGGCTTCCCGGTAAGGAATATGGTCGATGGTTGAGCGACTCCCGGCGCACTCGATGACCAGCCGGGCAAGCTCATTGATGCTGATTTCCCGATCGCTGCCGACGTTGACGATCTCCCCGTTTGGCAGATCCGGCATGGAGGCCAGGCGGTCGAGCGCCACTACCGTATCCCGAACATCGCAAAAAGAACGGGACTGCTCACCATCCCCGAACACAGTAATCGGTTCGTTGGCCACCGCTTTCTGAACGAAGCGAGGCACCACCATCCCATAGCGGCCGGTCTGGCGTGGCCCGACAGTATTGAAGAAGCGGGCGATGATCACGGGAATGTCATGCTCCCGGGCATAGGCCAGGCCAAAACCCTCATCCGCCAGCTTGCTGATGGCATAGTTCCAGCGCAGGGGCGCACCGGACTGGATGATCAGGGAATCATCCTCACTCAACGTCGGTTCCGTGTGCGGGCCATAGACCTCCGAACTGGAGGCGAGGATTACCTGCGGGGCCCAGCTGTCCCGGTTCACAGACCTCAACAGGCGCTCGGTACCTGCGATATTAGTGGCCATGGTACCCACGGGCTCACTCAGCACTCGGTACACGCCCACAACAGCCGCCATATGGTATATACGATCCGCCCAGGCAACGGCCGTGTCGAGGCCATCCCACGTCACGATGTCGGCTTGGTCAAACCGGAACTCGGGGTTTTTACTGAACGCGGCGACATTGGCTAGTGAGCCGGTACTGAGGTTATCCACCACATGTACCTTGTCGCCCTGTTTGAGATGGTATTCAGCAATGTTGGATCCGATGAAGCCAGCTCCACCGGTGATGAGTATGTGCAAGGGACACTCCGTTATAAAAGCCCAGCTATAGCGGGAATTCTGTCATTGATTCCGTTACTTCTTTAGCCACGGATCACTTGTGGGTCATTGTTGCACAGGCCGGATAACATTTCTTTGCCCCAGAACAAAGTAGACATCATCCCGGGCGTCTTCAGCATCCTGTTCACGACACTCTGTGCGTTGTTTCCTGCTGTGACCATGATTTCGTTCAAAGGCACCGTGATCGCTGGATACCAGCAACCCGGCCAAGATAGAGGATTGGCATTTGAGACTAAGCGATATGTAGCCAGAGCGAACCGCGTGTTTGTATTGGTTCGAAGGCCGTGGGCCTGTTTACTCAGAGAGAAGATGACCGGATAGAAACACCCTCGATTTCAGTCACTGTTTTGGCATCAGCCCGTTCAATAATCTTCACCAGCGTCGATTGAATGGTTTCATCTTCCCGAATGTCACTTTTACTCACAAATGTTTGCTTTTGTGGTTCGGCGTTCGCTTCCATTGTGAATGAAATAACCACTTCCGTTGCAGTCTCCGGCGTGTTGCCGAAGTATTCCAGCGAAATCTGAGGGTAACCATTGAAGCCCTTTTTAACCTGTTTGGAGATGCGTTTTTTTGCTTTATCCAAATTCATAGTTCGACTTTTCCTCAAGCTGCCGATTCGTGAACGGCGAAATATGCCGTCAGTATAGACGATGCTCCCCCGGTCAGACGCAATGCCCGATATGACATGTCGCAGATTTGCCTATAACCTAGGCGCAACGAACTTAACGGATACACAGTCACGTGCGACGGCATTGGCACTTCTTTTTCCTGCTGACCATTCTGAACCTGACGACGTGCGCTCTTGCTGAATCGGCTCACGACGACGGGTCAGTGCCGCTCGTTGACGCTCGAGCCCTCTACCAGGACGCAATGGTTGATCGGGTGGCATTTCTCGCTGAACAGGGAGAAGCACTTTCCGTTGACGAGGTTCAGTCCCTGATTCGCGAGAATCCCGCTGCCCTGAAGCACTCTGAGACCGGTGTGTTAGCCAATGGCATCAATACCAGTCCGATCTGGCTGGTGGCGGATGTTCTCAATCCGACCGATGACACCATTTTGCGGCGCGTGTCCGTCGGAACAGGCTGGCTGGAACAGGTCGACTTCTTTCTCATAACGGAAGACCGGCCGCCACAGCACTTTGTCGGCGGTGACCGTATTCCGCTGGATGAGCGGTCTATCGCCAAGCGCATACCCAGTGCCGATTACCAGTTTCCGCCCGGCAAGACACGGCTGTTGCTGCGAATTGAGACAGCGGATCCAATGGTGGTGCGACTCTATTTTTCCAGTATTGCCGCCAGCCATAGTCGAGAGCAATCAGAGACCGCGTTCTACAGCTTCGTGTACGGCGTCATGTTTGCACTTTCGGCCTATAACCTGATGCTGTTCGCCGGCCTTCGGAAGCGGCGTTATCTGTACTACTCGCTCTATACCGGCAGCTTTGTGGCCATGACGGCATCCTACAACGGGATTGGAATGGCCCTGCTCTGGCCCGAGGCGGTGGGATGGCAACAATGGGCGCCACCCCTGCTGATGCTGTGTTTCGCCAGCTCCGGCCTGGCGTTTGCGACAAATTTTCTGAACACCCAACGCTACCGACCACGGCTCCACAGAACCATCCAGACAATCGGTGTGGCTTATTTCGCGCTCTTCGGGGCCTGTTTCGCCCTGGGCGAGCAGGGCCTGGCGCTGCGCCTGGCATTCCTGGTTGTGCCGGTGTTCACGGCACTGATGCTCTACATGGGAATATCGAGCTGGGTGAGTGGCAACCAGTCCGCACGCTATTTCATGCTGGGCACACTGGTTTCCGCTGTTGGCGCCTCGATTACAGCCCTGACGGTATCCGGCGTGATTACCTATACCCAGATTGGCTACTACGCCGTGGACATCGGCATGGTCGTGGATGCCATACTCTTGATGTTGGCGCTGGCCGACCTGGTTCGTAAAACCAAAAAGGCCCGGATGGCCGCCGAGCGAACGGCACAGATTGATCTGCTGACCGGCCTGAACAATCGGCGTGGTTTTCTGCCGGTCGCCGAATCACTATGGAGTCTGGTCAAGCGCAAGAACAGGAACATCTGTGTGGCTATGATCGATATTGATCATTTCAAGGACATCAATGACCAATATGGCCATGCCACCGGCGACAGGGTATTGAAGAAAATTGCCGGCGAGCTCGATCGATCCCGGCGCCATGGCGATCTCCTGGCGCGCTGGGGTGGTGAAGAATTCACTCTGTTGTTGCCGGAAACGGACGAGTCGGAAGCCCTCACCGTGGCCGAGCGTTTCCGCCAGAATATCGAGCAACTGGTGGTCAATGACCGCGGCAGGTTGATCCGATGCACCATCAGCGTCGGTGTCGCCAGCCGCCACTCTGAACACATCACCCTGAACCACGCCATTGCCAGGGCCGACGAGCAGCTCTACCAGGCCAAGGTTCAGGGGCGTAATCAGGTCTCCACCGGCCGCACGTCGGACCAGCCCGAGGGCAACCCGGCCCAGACCTGATACGGGGCGGCTTGCATTTATCGTGCAGTGCAGCTTAATTTAGCTTTACGGGCCGGGCAGTATAACTCGGATAAAAGCGCGGGACATTGTTCCAACCTTGTGACATCACGCATGTGCGAAGGAGATGCCCATGCCCATGTCTTTATTGGTCTGCCTCGGGGTTGGCCTGCTTTACTATGTTTGTGCGTTGATCGGTGTGCTGGTTGTCAGTCTGCCCTCGGGTATTGCCGTTCTTTGGCCTCCCAATGCTGTTTTACTGGCCGCACTCCTGACCCTGCCACGACGCTACTGGCCGGGGTTGGCTGTTATCGTGCTGGTGGCCGAAATCCTGGCCGACTATCCCGCCTTTCCTGTTCACGCAGCCGTGCTGTTTGGGCTGGTTAACATAGCTGAATGCACGATAGCTGCGCTGGTTATTACGCGGTTCAGCGCGAGTGCCCGTGTTCGGCCGGACTGGAGTGAGCCACGTGAGCTGGCGCTCTTCATTCTTATTGTGTTTTTCGTCGCTTCGCCACTTGCCGCCCTGGCAGGCGCTTCTGTCTATGCCTATGTTCTTCTTGATCCTGCACCCTTCATGGTTATATGGCGTATCTGGTGGTTTGGAGACGCGACCGGCCTGATGGCGCTGACCCCCGTCCTGCACATGCTTTTCAATTATCGGATTTACTGGCCTGATGCCCGCTACCTGTCGGCTGGGGGCATTGAGTGGACAGGGTTGGTAACAACCACGCTCCTCACCTGTTTTCTGGTATTCAACGTAGGCATCATTTCCGGCCACATGCTGGCCCTGACGCCACTGCTGGTCATGCTGGCACCGTTTTGGGCAGCGGTTCGCCTGGGGCCACTTCCCGGCTCTGCACTCGCCGCAACAGTTGCGCTGTATGCGGCGATCGCAACGGCTACCGGCCAGAGCCCCTTCCTGACCGGCTCGCCGGAAAGCACGGCTCTGCTGATCCAGGAAG of Marinobacter sediminum contains these proteins:
- a CDS encoding glycosyltransferase family 2 protein codes for the protein MATAPWFVIGPSTLVAFIGFLRGPDKTPPESSEDWREATVDVVIPALNEEQNVLLALSSIANQTLKPRKVVLVDDGSTDRTAEVARSFGEDIGLDLEVIRREESIGKTPTLKREARDLDADVEVVLDGDTFLESENYIERLVQEIYKAPGVASVCGVVQPMREKDRQAATNEPLLKSFLEAHTDYVTPRPGTWHRFNRAITNFYRGILYTFLQRFVYRGQMTVFGSIINPVGCAVAYRREYLRELFDYYEPILGDDLTNSEDIFIGFGLLNEGYRNVQLQDVTVRSLEPEFPRLAHQLYFWSSSFLQSCYYFDGLLRSPFKGFRRYRQKHEAKHYEEKHPDTREHIHRRSEPYRQPWGQGYTSKFGRPMGWAVFLSALEKIAFPTALLIMLILQMWETLLITFLAEMTLVILILMVNAPGQRFRAFWEAIAVTPLRYGSLLFDAVNIARFAADLWITRNRRWRK
- a CDS encoding sensor domain-containing diguanylate cyclase, producing the protein MRRHWHFFFLLTILNLTTCALAESAHDDGSVPLVDARALYQDAMVDRVAFLAEQGEALSVDEVQSLIRENPAALKHSETGVLANGINTSPIWLVADVLNPTDDTILRRVSVGTGWLEQVDFFLITEDRPPQHFVGGDRIPLDERSIAKRIPSADYQFPPGKTRLLLRIETADPMVVRLYFSSIAASHSREQSETAFYSFVYGVMFALSAYNLMLFAGLRKRRYLYYSLYTGSFVAMTASYNGIGMALLWPEAVGWQQWAPPLLMLCFASSGLAFATNFLNTQRYRPRLHRTIQTIGVAYFALFGACFALGEQGLALRLAFLVVPVFTALMLYMGISSWVSGNQSARYFMLGTLVSAVGASITALTVSGVITYTQIGYYAVDIGMVVDAILLMLALADLVRKTKKARMAAERTAQIDLLTGLNNRRGFLPVAESLWSLVKRKNRNICVAMIDIDHFKDINDQYGHATGDRVLKKIAGELDRSRRHGDLLARWGGEEFTLLLPETDESEALTVAERFRQNIEQLVVNDRGRLIRCTISVGVASRHSEHITLNHAIARADEQLYQAKVQGRNQVSTGRTSDQPEGNPAQT
- a CDS encoding NAD-dependent epimerase/dehydratase family protein yields the protein MHILITGGAGFIGSNIAEYHLKQGDKVHVVDNLSTGSLANVAAFSKNPEFRFDQADIVTWDGLDTAVAWADRIYHMAAVVGVYRVLSEPVGTMATNIAGTERLLRSVNRDSWAPQVILASSSEVYGPHTEPTLSEDDSLIIQSGAPLRWNYAISKLADEGFGLAYAREHDIPVIIARFFNTVGPRQTGRYGMVVPRFVQKAVANEPITVFGDGEQSRSFCDVRDTVVALDRLASMPDLPNGEIVNVGSDREISINELARLVIECAGSRSTIDHIPYREAYGAEFEDIRHRRPSLDKLHRFTGFEHAWNLEKTLMDLINRAREQINEGEK